The proteins below come from a single Papaver somniferum cultivar HN1 chromosome 11, ASM357369v1, whole genome shotgun sequence genomic window:
- the LOC113322974 gene encoding bZIP transcription factor 17-like translates to MANMETLELMQFGSSSSHEEDNNLLNDLSTEFDPFQFPPIDAAYLNDDDLTVPEGLLNELGFDEDDGTFDFNFDDINFPSENGELGFFGSDGSDVLSSTVTGSGNGPNSDDNNNNCGVMNSLSPESGSCDRNYNGGVVSSSQDSGGCGSGVSGFLNSPSPADSGGNSVSSSVLPVVSNPVVVVDVDQKIKLEEAKEGSSKRKNITEDENPTPRNNKVRKSNIASESMKSQYVDVGDDDDKKKARLMRNRESAQLSRQRKKHYIEELEDKVRAMHSTIADLNGRVSYFMAENATLRQQLSGGVCAPPPGMYPPPHMAHMPYPWMPCPPYPMRTQGSQVPLVPIPRLKQQQPVSATKAKKSECKKKNESKTKKVASVSFLGLLFFMFLFGVLVPSVRENKEMGNSGLGFNNGGSANWPRGRVLTVNGNGSEHDVGVGLCGGKSGFREGDMRTMNCKGVKQTERGKENDSGEPLVASLYVPRNDKLVKIDGNLIIHSVLASERAKASKGNTEKSSSYPASKGGETGLAIPGDLVPALVGGKNVERHRSVYRSVAERQRALSSRSTGSYKDSSGKTAADTQLQKWFREGLAGPVLSSGMCTEVFQFDVSKPGSIIPAASIVNVTSVENGTDTSHLSGTRNRRILNRLPASVANGTEKQEEGPSQDDNFQGNNRSMIVSVLVDPREGGDSEGVDGMMRPKSLSRIFVVVLLDSVKYVTYSCVLPLKGSGPHLVTS, encoded by the exons ATGGCGAATATGGAAACCTTAGAGCTGATGCAGTTTGGCTCCTCATCTTCCCATGAAGAAGATAATAACCTCCTTAATGATTTATCCACTGAGTTTGATCCCTTTCAATTCCCACCTATTGATGCTGCTTATTTGAACGATGATGATCTTACTGTACCTGAAGGTTTATTGAACGAGTTAGGTTTTGATGAAGACGACGGtacttttgatttcaattttgatGATATTAATTTTCCATCCGAAAATggagaattagggttttttggTTCCGATGGATCTGATGTTTTGTCTTCCACGGTTACGGGTTCTGGAAATGGTCCGAATTcggatgataataataataattgtggaGTTATGAATTCTCTGTCTCCTGAATCAGGAAGCTGTGATCGGAATTATAATGGAGGAGTGGTATCTTCTTCTCAGGATTCTGGTGGTTGTGGATCAGGTGTTTCTGGGTTTTTGAATTCTCCTTCGCCTGCTGATTCTGGAGGTAATTCTGTTTCTTCATCTGTTCTTCCTGTGGTATCAAATCCAGTTGTTGTGGTTGATGTTGATCAGAAAATTaagttagaagaagcaaaagagggTTCCTCAAAGAGGAAAAATATAACAGAAGATGAAAACCCTACCCCTAGAAATAATAAGGTTAGGAAATCGAATATTGCATCTGAAAGTATGAAATCTCAATATGTTGATGTTGGAGATGATGACGATAAAAAGAAAGCTAGGTTGATGAGGAACAGAGAAAGTGCTCAACTTTCTAGACAGAGGAAGAAACATtatattgaagaacttgaagataAGGTAAGAGCAATGCATTCTACAATTGCTGATTTGAATGGTAGAGTTTCTTACTTCATGGCTGAGAATGCGACTTTACGTCAACAATTAAGTGGAGGGGTTTGTGCACCTCCTCCTGGAATGTATCCACCTCCTCACATGGCTCATATGCCGTATCCATGGATGCCATGTCCTCCTTATCCAATGAGAACACAAGGATCTCAAGTTCCTTTAGTTCCAATCCCTAGATTGAAACAGCAACAACCTGTGTCAGCAACCAAAGCTAAAAAATCTGAGTGTAAGAAGAAAAATGAGAGTAAAACGAAGAAGGTTGCAAGCGTTAGTTTCTTGGGTTTATTGTTTTTCATGTTTCTTTTTGGAGTGTTAGTTCCTTCTGTCAGGGAAAACAAAGAGATGGGTAATAGTGGATTAGGTTTCAATAATGGTGGTTCAGCTAATTGGCCCAGAGGAAGGGTCTTGACTGTTAATGGAAATGGGTCAGAGCATGATGTAGGAGTAGGCCTGTGTGGTGGAAAATCAGGATTCCGAGAAGGCGATATGAGAACTATGAACTGTAAGGGAGTTAAGCAAACTGAAAGAGGAAAAGAGAATGATAGCGGCGAGCCTCTTGTTGCTTCATTATATGTACCAAGAAATGATAAGCTTGTGAAGATTGATGGGAACCTTATAATTCACTCTGTTTTGGCTAGTGAAAGAGCAAAGGCATCTAAAGGAAATACTGAAAAGAGCAGTAGCTATCCAGCCAGTAAAGGTGGAGAGACTGGTTTGGCAATTCCTGGTGATTTGGTTCCTGCACTGGTGGGTGGAAAAAATGTTGAGAGACACAGATCCGTGTACAGGAGTGTAGCTGAACGTCAGAGGGCCCTGAGTTCAAGATCCACCGGCAGTTACAAGGATAGTTCAGGGAAAACTGCAGCTGACACGCAACTGCAGAAATGGTTCCGTGAAGGCCTTGCAG GACCAGTTTTAAGCTCTGGCATGTGCACGGAAGTGTTTCAGTTCGACGTCTCGAAACCAGGAAGTATTATTCCAGCTGCATCAATTGTCAATGTTACTTCTGTGGAAAACGGAACAGATACTTCTCATCTTAGTGGGACTAGGAACCGAAGGATTCTGAATCGTCTCCCTGCTTCTGTTGCGAACGGAACTGAAAAACAAGAGGAAGGACCATCACAGGATGACAACTTCCAAGGTAATAATAGATCAATGATTGTTTCTGTTCTGGTTGATCCTAGAGAGGGTGGTGATAGTGAGGGTGTAGATGGGATGATGAGACCAAAGTCACTTTCAAGGATTTTTGTTGTTGTGCTCCTGGATAGTGTCAAGTATGTTACATATTCATGTGTTCTTCCTCTGAAAGGTTCTGGACCACATCTTGTAACCTCTTAA